In Phlebotomus papatasi isolate M1 chromosome 1, Ppap_2.1, whole genome shotgun sequence, the following proteins share a genomic window:
- the LOC129797961 gene encoding WD repeat-containing protein 46, whose protein sequence is MNSELFFVDKSGEPSKPRKKTPKIEKNVQDGQENIVVVNREIPFGKFKRGGKFSGGKFGQKGQKVRRKFVRKYPGPAPIDKEAVERHSRGSGADAKGVQTSFHQAKLKRKEVVYEFAAEQAARTEILLKENEGFIEPDEGEETAEYTQGEIVANVDITAATKSFELKLDFGGYRMKYTKNGRHLLLGGRKGHIAAMDWVRKQLHCETNVMEEIVDVSWLHLETMYAVAQKQWVHFYDKKGTELHVVKQLYRVNRMEFLPYHFLLATVSDIGYLSWLDVSIGEIVANFHSNCGKIRAVCQNPYNALLCLGGSKGVVSMWAPSQPQSVAKILCHPSPISAIATDSTGEQLFTSGLDKTVKVWDIRQLSGPLNIYKTRTAVQELAISQRNLMAFAMGNVVEIYRKPSALSSKTPYLRQRISSHISGMQFCPFEDVLGVSSSSGFTSLLVPGAGEPNFDAREANPFMSLSQRREHEVHALLEKIPMELIGLEPNKVAEVDVPTLKERFEAKRSLMLSKVPKFDFEPRKKAKGKGGSAQRAKNKQIVREAKRRDFRKEVQEVQKAIQSEHLEKDEAGQDFIPLDTKKNVLDRFRPKKKQKSGQ, encoded by the exons ATG aattCGGAGTTGttttttgttgacaaaagtggcgAGCCTTCTAAGCCTCGGAAGAAGACCCCAAAGATTGAGAAAAATGTTCAGGATGGGCAGGAAAACATAGTTGTGGTGAATCGGGAGATACCCTTTGGTAAGTTTAAGCGAGGGGGGAAATTCTCTGGGggtaaatttggtcaaaaaggGCAGAAAGTGCGGCGGAAGTTTGTCAGGAAGTATCCTGGGCCGGCTCCTATAGACAAGGAGGCCGTTGAGAGGCACTCCAGGGGCTCGGGGGCTGATGCCAAGGGTGTTCAGACGTCATTCCACCAGGCCAAATTGAAGAGGAAGGAAGTGGTTTATGAATTTGCTGCTGAACAAGCGGCGCGGACGGAGATTCTGTTGAAGGAAAATGAGGGCTTTATAGAGCCCGATGAGGGGGAGGAGACGGCAGAGTACACCCAGGGAGAGATTGTGGCTAATGTGGACATCACAGCTGCCACAAAATCTTTCGAATTGAAGTTGGATTTTGGGGGATATCGGATGAAATACACGAAAAACGGGCGGCATTTGTTACTTGGGGGCCGGAAAGGGCACATTGCAGCGATGGATTGGGTCCGGAAGCAGTTACACTGTGAGACAAATGTGATGGAGGAGATTGTGGATGTGTCGTGGCTGCATCTGGAGACGATGTATGCCGTGGCACAGAAGCAATGGGTGCATTTCTATGATAAGAAAGGGACAGAATTGCACGTAGTTAAGCAACTTTATCGGGTCAATCGAATGGAATTCCTTCCGTATCACTTCCTCCTGGCCACGGTGTCGGACATTGGGTACCTTTCGTGGCTGGATGTGTCAATTGGGGAAATTGTGGCGAACTTCCATTCGAATTGCGGAAAAATTCGGGCAGTTTGTCAGAATCCCTATAATGCCCTGCTGTGCCTGGGCGGCTCAAAGGGCGTAGTGAGCATGTGGGCACCTTCCCAGCCCCAATCAGTAGCCAAAATCCTCTGTCATCCCTCCCCAATCTCAGCAATAGCCACAGATTCCACCGGGGAGCAGCTTTTCACTTCCGGACTCGATAAAACTGTCAAAGTCTGGGATATTCGGCAACTTTCCGGGCCCCTGAATATCtataaaacacgcacagctgtcCAAGAACTCGCAATCTCCCAGCGGAATCTCATGGCATTTGCCATGGGCAATGTCGTTGAGATCTACAGAAAACCCTCGGCACTCTCCTCTAAAACTCCCTACCTCCGGCAACGGATTTCCAGTCACATTTCCGGCATGCAATTCTGTCCCTTCGAGGACGTCCTGGGCGTATCCTCCTCCTCCGGATTCACCTCCCTCCTCGTCCCAGGCGCCGGAGAGCCCAATTTCGATGCCAGGGAAGCAAATCCCTTCATGAGCCTCTCACAGCGCCGAGAACACGAAGTCCATGCGCTCCTGGAGAAGATCCCAATGGAACTTATTGGCCTGGAGCCCAACAAAGTGGCAGAAGTTGACGTTCCCACGCTCAAGGAACGCTTCGAAGCCAAACGCAGCCTGATGCTGTCGAAAGTGCCCAAGTTTGACTTTGAGCCCAGGAAGAAGGCAAAGGGCAAGGGAGGATCGGCACAGAGGGCCAAAAACAAGCAAATTGTGAGGGAGGCAAAGCGGAGAGACTTCAGGAAGGAGGTTCAGGAAGTTCAGAAGGCGATTCAGAGTGAACATTTGGAGAAGGATGAAGCTGGGCAGGACTTTATCCCACTGGACACGAAGAAAAATGTGCTGGATAGATTTAGGCCGAAGAAGAAGCAGAAAAGTGGACagtaa